AAACAAAATCTGGATCTGACAAAAAAGATAAAGATATAGAGGGTGCCAGTTAATGGATTCTGAAGATAAAATCCCTTTTACCGCGCACCTTGAAGAACTCAGGCATCGTCTTATCGTCTGTTTTATCGCCGCAGGTGTCGGATTTGTTGTTTCATACGGATTTAAGGAAAAGCTGTTTCAAATTTTAACCCGCCCCTTGATATCCGCCATGCAAGCGGGGGATAAGATCATCTTCACCGGTCTTCCCGAAGCCTTCTTTACGTATCTGAAGGTGGCGTTTCTTTCCGGCATCATCCTGGCTGCACCGGTAATTATCTATCAATTCTGGATGTTTGTTGCACCCGGTCTGTACGCTAAAGAAAAACGTCTGCTCGTTCCCATTGTTTTGCTCTCCTCCGTGTTTTTTATGGGCGGTGCCCTCTTTGGATTCTTTATTGTTTTTCCGTTCGGATTTAAATTTTTTTTAGGATTTGCCACCGACACCATCCGGCCGCTGCCCTCCATGAAAGAGTACTTGTCTTTGTCTGCAACCTTGTTGCTCGCTTTCGGTCTTGTTTTTGAACTACCATTAATCGTTACATTTCTTGCCAAGCTGGGCCTGGTTAGCGTGGAAACTTTAAAAAAAAACAGAAAATATGCGATTCTTTTATTTTTTATTGTTGCAGCAATTTTAACCCCTCCGGATGTTGTGACCCAGACCATGATGGCGGTTCCGTTGATGGTGCTGTATGAAATCAGTAT
The DNA window shown above is from Candidatus Desulfatibia profunda and carries:
- the tatC gene encoding twin-arginine translocase subunit TatC gives rise to the protein MDSEDKIPFTAHLEELRHRLIVCFIAAGVGFVVSYGFKEKLFQILTRPLISAMQAGDKIIFTGLPEAFFTYLKVAFLSGIILAAPVIIYQFWMFVAPGLYAKEKRLLVPIVLLSSVFFMGGALFGFFIVFPFGFKFFLGFATDTIRPLPSMKEYLSLSATLLLAFGLVFELPLIVTFLAKLGLVSVETLKKNRKYAILLFFIVAAILTPPDVVTQTMMAVPLMVLYEISIVGARIFGKKQSLEEGVE